Within Leptospira dzoumogneensis, the genomic segment CTCTGTGGACGAAGGAATTCGTAACTGGGCCATCCCAAAAGAAAGAGCGGACTTCGTTTGGAAAAAAGAAGGTTCAGTAACTAAGGTAGAAGTTTCCAGAGACGGAAAAACTTTTTTCAAAATTAAGATCCGCACATTAGGTTTTAATTTTCCGGTAAGCACTTCCATCCTTCCTTATGTTCTTTTACAAAAAGCGGAAGACGGATCCAAATTAAGCACGGCATTTATAGGCACTGGTAAGGGAAAATTCGCAAGAATAGAATCCGTTTGGTCGGATGAAACTATCTTTCCTGATTTTATCAAAGGTGGTGGAATGAAAACCGGAATAGGTGCTTCTCCTTTCCATCTTACCTTCCCTGTTGCTGAACTTGTAGAATAAGCTGAATATTCGAATTTAATAAAATACTTTAAATAAAGATCCGATAGGAGTCCTGCTATGAAGAAATTCAG encodes:
- a CDS encoding acetoacetate decarboxylase family protein; its protein translation is MKATASSKVKPKTKASKTTQQSPKKAINTKSKAQSPKRHFPAPWSLTGEGFLFPLFGRKSYNSEMAFLDEEDRKSFRGGLGSLMLVNYERSDVGPYYELLYIPGNFEHKDSNYKRITRIFVSSQTSVDEGIRNWAIPKERADFVWKKEGSVTKVEVSRDGKTFFKIKIRTLGFNFPVSTSILPYVLLQKAEDGSKLSTAFIGTGKGKFARIESVWSDETIFPDFIKGGGMKTGIGASPFHLTFPVAELVE